From a single Micromonospora pallida genomic region:
- a CDS encoding class I adenylate-forming enzyme family protein has protein sequence MVSPTGATVSGDDTEPQRPIPKFLTEFTPTRWRRRLSPFSRVPKHSKMGETWHVAAKTAPDELVIVDRPADIDPDGPEVRTYTQWAELVDRAAAWLHQAGVRPWDRVAVLKANHLDIVVLGCAIARIGAIPCMFSGSYGPEAMIPMLERLERPILLTDRKHLDKCGITPEVVANLTVRTISVDAVEDRPDVLHLDDFKDAPPVQPNMREFSEPVVITHTSGTTGVPKLVMHSAESIWAMAIVETERWPRFGLRRSDTVAFCDPYTHERLTTMQLAMAAVGPRIIYLSDPLSPRVRELLAEHKPTLVEALPNIYLAWEPLARDPAGLFSNVREYVNSFDAIHTRTIRTFMAATKRRFPIWVQSWSQSENGALCIRPFFRFVVRRRGHRPPPTQLIGWPIPFHAKMRSVNPETGQEVPRGQVGMIEIDQPGRCLAYVGEQDRHDLKCNGNWWSTGDLGIINKWGAVRIVDREIDRIPNGSAIEFEDLILDRIDYTTEVIVLPVAGGLPVPVVSTRDDMPLDKADWERAVADLSPMAEPIQIRWDEFPRTGTWKIRRVALREQLLSGAEAIGIGRWT, from the coding sequence GTGGTCTCACCCACCGGAGCGACGGTCAGCGGCGACGACACCGAGCCGCAGCGGCCCATCCCCAAGTTCCTGACGGAGTTCACGCCCACCCGGTGGCGTCGTCGGCTCAGTCCGTTCTCGCGCGTGCCAAAACACTCCAAGATGGGCGAGACCTGGCACGTGGCGGCGAAGACCGCCCCGGACGAACTGGTCATCGTCGACCGTCCAGCGGACATCGACCCGGACGGACCCGAGGTTCGCACCTACACGCAGTGGGCCGAACTCGTCGACCGGGCAGCGGCCTGGCTGCACCAGGCCGGCGTCCGGCCGTGGGACCGGGTGGCCGTGCTCAAGGCGAACCACCTCGACATCGTCGTGCTCGGCTGCGCGATCGCCCGGATCGGCGCCATTCCCTGCATGTTCTCCGGGTCGTACGGCCCCGAGGCGATGATTCCGATGCTGGAGCGGCTGGAGCGGCCGATCCTGCTGACCGACCGGAAGCACCTCGACAAGTGCGGCATCACGCCGGAGGTGGTCGCGAACCTCACCGTCCGGACGATCAGCGTCGACGCGGTCGAGGACCGACCGGACGTCCTGCACCTGGACGACTTCAAGGACGCGCCGCCGGTCCAGCCGAACATGCGTGAGTTCAGCGAGCCGGTGGTCATCACCCACACCTCGGGCACCACCGGGGTGCCGAAGCTGGTCATGCACTCCGCTGAGTCGATCTGGGCGATGGCGATCGTGGAGACCGAGCGGTGGCCCCGGTTCGGGCTCCGGCGCAGCGACACCGTGGCGTTCTGCGACCCGTACACGCACGAACGGCTCACCACGATGCAGTTGGCGATGGCCGCGGTCGGCCCGCGCATCATCTACCTCTCCGACCCGCTCTCGCCCCGGGTGCGGGAGCTGCTGGCGGAACACAAGCCGACGCTGGTCGAGGCGCTGCCGAACATCTACCTCGCGTGGGAGCCGCTGGCCCGGGACCCCGCCGGGCTGTTCAGCAACGTCCGTGAGTACGTCAACTCCTTCGACGCCATCCACACGCGGACGATCCGCACCTTCATGGCCGCCACGAAGCGCCGCTTCCCGATCTGGGTCCAGTCCTGGAGCCAGAGCGAGAACGGGGCGCTCTGCATCCGGCCGTTCTTCCGGTTCGTGGTGCGGCGCAGGGGACACCGGCCGCCGCCGACCCAGCTGATCGGCTGGCCCATCCCGTTCCACGCGAAGATGCGGTCGGTGAATCCGGAGACCGGGCAGGAGGTCCCGCGCGGCCAGGTCGGCATGATCGAGATCGACCAGCCCGGACGGTGCCTCGCCTACGTCGGTGAGCAGGATCGACACGACCTGAAGTGCAACGGCAACTGGTGGAGCACCGGCGACCTCGGCATCATCAACAAGTGGGGGGCCGTCCGGATCGTGGACCGGGAGATCGACCGGATCCCCAACGGCAGCGCCATCGAGTTCGAGGACCTGATCCTCGACCGGATCGACTACACCACCGAGGTCATCGTCCTGCCGGTCGCCGGTGGCCTGCCGGTCCCCGTGGTCAGCACCAGGGACGACATGCCGCTGGACAAGGCCGACTGGGAACGTGCGGTCGCCGACCTGAGCCCGATGGCCGAGCCCATCCAGATCAGGTGGGACGAGTTCCCCCGGACCGGCACCTGGAAGATCCGCCGGGTGGCGCTCCGGGAGCAGCTGCTCTCCGGCGCCGAAGCGATCGGTATCGGACGCTGGACCTGA
- a CDS encoding trypsin-like serine protease, giving the protein MRRIGVGWLAALSVAGTMLVGAPAAAQPVPDGPALERMKVRFDQATIVPAEVTGWHTDVDGRTLVVEVLPGGAAAARRFAEANGAPENTVRVVEAAGRPQQQSDRLAGGNGYVIGGTAGCTTGFAVTENISGDAGFLTAGHCALETPPGALTAQGRPLGVWGGYSFPYADMAWVRTYADWRPTAEVLGLGPVNGDEPAAEGTTVCRSGATTGVQCGTILTKNATIVYHGRNGGPDKVVTGLTVTDACSGPGDSGGPYVAGDQAQGVLSGGKELPCSDEDYRSYFQPIRPILHTFGLTLTRYWQGWTEVPGGQLVTSSPAVTTFSSGEHVFARRADGQIIYTVRTGTQWSGWFPVPGGRTTPSAPAVAVHNNMLYLFVRDDAGRIHVNTSTRTAWSGWTEVPGGGTSPSAPTAAVVNGELHLIVRAGNDKLVENVHTATGWSGWTVLPGNGATPDAPAVTELNGTLRLAVHATDGRIYLNTYAAGAWAGWVPVTGNGWTASPLGLTSYDGLLRMFARGGNDQVYAIASAGTSFNQWTELSGNRTTLSGPAANIYDGDLHLFVRGLDNRVYVNTGRA; this is encoded by the coding sequence GTGCGAAGGATCGGGGTGGGGTGGCTGGCGGCGTTGAGCGTCGCGGGCACGATGCTGGTGGGCGCGCCGGCAGCGGCGCAGCCGGTGCCGGACGGCCCGGCGCTGGAGCGGATGAAGGTCCGGTTTGACCAGGCCACGATTGTGCCGGCCGAGGTGACCGGATGGCACACCGACGTGGACGGTCGGACACTGGTGGTCGAGGTGCTGCCGGGTGGAGCCGCGGCGGCCCGGCGGTTCGCCGAGGCCAACGGGGCACCGGAGAACACGGTGCGCGTCGTCGAGGCCGCCGGGCGCCCGCAGCAGCAGTCCGACCGGCTGGCCGGCGGCAACGGATACGTGATCGGCGGGACGGCGGGCTGCACGACCGGGTTCGCCGTGACGGAGAACATCAGTGGGGACGCCGGGTTCCTCACCGCCGGGCACTGCGCTCTCGAAACGCCCCCCGGGGCGCTCACCGCGCAGGGCCGGCCGCTCGGGGTCTGGGGCGGCTACTCCTTCCCGTACGCCGACATGGCCTGGGTGCGTACGTACGCCGACTGGCGTCCGACCGCCGAGGTGCTCGGCCTCGGCCCGGTCAACGGCGACGAGCCCGCCGCCGAGGGCACCACGGTCTGCCGTAGCGGCGCCACGACCGGCGTGCAGTGCGGGACCATCCTGACCAAGAACGCCACCATCGTGTACCACGGCCGGAACGGCGGCCCGGACAAGGTGGTCACCGGCCTGACGGTGACCGACGCCTGCTCCGGACCGGGCGACTCCGGTGGCCCCTACGTCGCCGGTGACCAGGCCCAGGGTGTGCTCTCCGGTGGCAAGGAGCTCCCCTGCAGCGACGAGGACTACCGGTCGTACTTCCAGCCGATCCGACCGATCCTGCACACCTTCGGCCTCACCCTGACCCGCTACTGGCAGGGCTGGACCGAGGTACCCGGCGGCCAGCTCGTCACCTCGAGCCCGGCGGTGACCACCTTCTCCTCCGGCGAGCACGTCTTCGCCCGCCGCGCCGACGGCCAGATCATCTACACCGTCCGCACGGGCACTCAGTGGTCGGGCTGGTTCCCGGTGCCCGGTGGCCGCACCACCCCCAGCGCACCGGCGGTCGCCGTCCACAACAACATGCTGTACCTCTTCGTACGCGACGACGCCGGCCGGATCCACGTCAACACGTCCACCCGCACGGCCTGGTCCGGCTGGACCGAGGTGCCGGGCGGCGGCACCAGCCCGAGCGCCCCCACCGCCGCGGTCGTCAACGGCGAACTGCACCTGATCGTGCGGGCCGGAAACGACAAGCTCGTCGAGAACGTCCACACCGCCACCGGCTGGTCCGGCTGGACCGTGCTGCCGGGCAACGGCGCCACCCCCGACGCGCCCGCCGTGACCGAGCTCAACGGCACGCTGCGCCTGGCCGTGCACGCCACCGACGGCCGTATCTACCTGAACACGTACGCGGCCGGCGCCTGGGCCGGCTGGGTCCCGGTGACCGGCAACGGCTGGACCGCCAGCCCGCTCGGCCTCACCAGTTACGACGGCCTGCTGCGCATGTTCGCCCGGGGCGGCAACGACCAGGTATATGCCATCGCCTCCGCCGGCACCAGTTTCAACCAATGGACGGAGCTGTCCGGCAACCGCACGACCCTGAGCGGCCCGGCGGCCAACATCTACGACGGCGACCTGCACCTGTTCGTCCGCGGGCTGGACAACAGGGTGTACGTCAACACCGGCCGAGCGTGA
- a CDS encoding CapA family protein, producing MPDLTLFLGGDVMTGRGVDAILPTPGPPELRERAVRDARDYVDLAQAANGPIPRPAPPAWPWGEALDLLDDVRPDVRVVNLETAVTGRGTHAPAKAIHYRMHPGNLACLTAARLDVCALANNHVLDFGPVGLTDTLDALAGAAIATAGAGRDAASAGGPTRVPLGQDRDLLVWSVAAPSSGVPSSWAATAGTPGVAYLPEVSAASADALAGRIAAVAGPGDRVLVSVHWGTNWGYDVPPEHVDFAHRLVDAGVDVVHGHSSHHPRPVEVYRDRLVLYGCGDLIDDYEGIAGQEEYRPHLRLLWLPTLDAATGVLRRLRAAPMRMRRMRLARAAPDETRWLAELLDGFGPPFAPGFAVASDGLLTLRPH from the coding sequence ATGCCCGACCTGACCCTCTTCCTCGGCGGCGACGTGATGACCGGCCGGGGCGTGGACGCGATCCTGCCCACCCCCGGCCCGCCCGAGCTGCGCGAACGGGCGGTACGGGACGCCCGCGACTACGTCGACCTCGCCCAGGCCGCCAACGGGCCGATCCCCCGCCCGGCGCCCCCGGCCTGGCCCTGGGGCGAGGCGCTCGACCTGCTCGACGACGTCCGCCCGGACGTACGGGTCGTCAACCTGGAGACCGCGGTGACCGGCCGGGGCACGCACGCACCGGCCAAGGCGATCCACTACCGGATGCACCCGGGGAACCTGGCCTGCCTCACCGCAGCCCGGCTCGACGTCTGCGCGTTGGCCAACAACCACGTCCTCGACTTCGGCCCGGTGGGGCTGACCGACACCCTCGACGCGCTGGCCGGCGCCGCCATCGCCACCGCCGGCGCGGGGCGGGACGCGGCGTCGGCCGGCGGCCCCACCCGGGTCCCGCTCGGCCAGGACCGGGACCTGCTCGTCTGGTCGGTGGCGGCGCCGTCCAGCGGCGTGCCCTCGTCCTGGGCGGCCACCGCCGGCACGCCCGGGGTGGCGTACCTGCCGGAGGTCTCGGCCGCCTCGGCGGACGCGCTGGCCGGGCGGATCGCCGCCGTGGCCGGGCCGGGCGACCGGGTGCTGGTCTCCGTGCACTGGGGCACCAACTGGGGGTACGACGTGCCGCCAGAACACGTCGACTTCGCCCACCGGCTGGTCGACGCCGGCGTGGACGTGGTGCACGGTCACTCGTCGCACCACCCCCGACCGGTGGAGGTGTACCGCGACCGGTTGGTCCTCTACGGCTGCGGCGACCTGATCGACGACTACGAGGGGATCGCCGGGCAGGAGGAGTACCGGCCACACCTACGGCTGCTGTGGCTGCCCACCCTCGATGCGGCCACCGGCGTGCTGCGGCGACTGCGGGCCGCCCCGATGCGGATGCGCCGGATGCGGTTGGCACGGGCCGCGCCGGACGAGACCCGCTGGTTGGCCGAGCTGCTCGACGGCTTCGGTCCGCCGTTCGCCCCCGGGTTCGCCGTCGCGTCCGACGGACTGCTGACCCTGCGCCCACACTGA
- a CDS encoding GntR family transcriptional regulator, which produces MTHPSPSGRTVAPSAADRAYQYLKRAILEQIHPGGSLVSEGEIAEATGVSRTPVREALLRLEAEGMVRLYPKRGALIRPVSAREMTDVIEARRLVELHAAERIWPRRAELRADLAARLAEMRDAYAAGDLTALTQADRAFHATVVEAAGNEILAELYQRLRDRQLLMGEAFFRLSPGRAEKAIAEHTDQLAALDSDDPQRWLAAVATHIDQVADVLRTLR; this is translated from the coding sequence ATGACGCATCCCTCCCCCTCGGGTCGAACGGTCGCGCCCTCGGCCGCCGACCGCGCCTACCAGTACCTCAAGCGCGCGATCCTCGAGCAGATCCACCCGGGCGGGTCGCTGGTCAGCGAGGGAGAGATCGCCGAGGCCACCGGGGTCTCCCGTACCCCGGTCCGGGAGGCGCTGCTGCGTTTGGAGGCCGAGGGAATGGTCCGGCTCTATCCGAAGCGGGGCGCGCTGATCCGGCCGGTCTCCGCCCGGGAGATGACCGACGTGATCGAGGCGCGACGGCTGGTCGAGTTGCACGCCGCCGAGCGGATCTGGCCCCGGCGCGCGGAGCTGCGGGCCGACCTCGCCGCCCGGCTGGCCGAGATGCGCGACGCGTACGCGGCCGGCGATCTGACCGCGCTGACGCAGGCCGACCGGGCGTTCCACGCCACGGTCGTGGAGGCGGCCGGCAACGAGATCCTCGCCGAGCTGTACCAGCGGCTGCGCGACCGGCAGTTGCTGATGGGAGAGGCCTTCTTCCGACTCTCCCCCGGCCGGGCCGAGAAGGCGATCGCCGAGCACACCGACCAGCTCGCCGCGCTCGACTCCGACGATCCCCAGCGGTGGCTCGCCGCCGTCGCCACGCACATCGACCAGGTCGCAGACGTGCTGCGAACACTGCGGTGA
- a CDS encoding MFS transporter, with protein sequence MSTPSTPSTPSASVAPRRSAAGLVWGVAVTAYVAAVFHRSSLGVTGVDAAHRFDISASALATFSIAQLAVYAAMQIPVGVLLDRFGSRRLLIVGGTLMVVGQLGFALATDVPLAIAARVLIGLGDAMTFISVLRIVSLWFPGRRYPMMTQLTGMIGQLGAILGAVPLVALLHRAGWTPAFVTLAAVGATVLLMVVVAVRDTPGGEVTAGAVSTLVEVRRKLADAWAQPGTRLGLWTHFVTQFSGSVFGLLWGYPFLVQGQGLSPTAAALLITLMTVAMLVTGPVVAHFCARHPFHRSALVFAITGATAVVWSVVLAWPGRAPGWLLVTLVVVLGVNGPGSLIGFDYARSFNPITRIGSATGVVNVGGFVASIMLVLAVGVVLDLATPADRDAPDLTAFRWAFAVQYVLWALGAVQVLRYRNAARRHITAHAKAAEAPA encoded by the coding sequence GTGAGCACACCGAGCACACCGAGCACACCGAGCGCTTCGGTCGCCCCGCGTCGGTCGGCGGCCGGCCTGGTCTGGGGCGTGGCGGTGACCGCGTACGTCGCCGCCGTGTTCCACCGCAGCTCGCTCGGCGTCACCGGCGTCGACGCGGCGCACCGCTTCGACATCAGCGCCTCGGCGCTGGCCACGTTCTCCATCGCCCAGCTCGCCGTGTACGCGGCGATGCAGATCCCGGTCGGCGTACTGCTCGACCGGTTCGGGTCCCGGCGACTGCTGATCGTCGGCGGCACGCTGATGGTCGTCGGTCAGTTGGGTTTCGCCCTCGCCACCGACGTGCCGCTCGCGATCGCCGCCCGGGTGCTGATCGGGCTCGGCGACGCGATGACCTTCATCAGCGTGCTGCGGATCGTGTCGCTGTGGTTCCCGGGGCGGCGCTACCCGATGATGACCCAGCTCACCGGCATGATCGGCCAGCTCGGGGCGATCCTCGGCGCCGTACCGCTGGTGGCCCTGCTGCACCGGGCGGGCTGGACCCCCGCGTTCGTCACCCTGGCGGCGGTGGGGGCGACGGTGCTGCTGATGGTCGTCGTCGCCGTCCGGGACACCCCCGGCGGGGAGGTCACGGCCGGCGCGGTGTCCACCCTCGTCGAGGTCCGGCGGAAACTCGCCGACGCGTGGGCTCAGCCGGGCACCCGACTGGGGCTCTGGACGCACTTCGTCACCCAGTTCTCCGGCTCCGTGTTCGGCCTGCTCTGGGGGTATCCGTTCCTGGTGCAGGGGCAGGGGCTCAGCCCGACCGCGGCGGCGTTGCTGATCACCCTGATGACCGTCGCCATGCTGGTGACCGGGCCGGTCGTCGCGCATTTCTGCGCCCGGCACCCGTTCCACCGCTCGGCGTTGGTGTTCGCGATCACCGGGGCCACCGCCGTGGTCTGGAGCGTCGTGCTCGCCTGGCCGGGGCGCGCGCCGGGCTGGCTGCTGGTCACGCTGGTGGTGGTGCTGGGGGTCAATGGACCGGGCTCCCTCATCGGGTTCGACTACGCGCGCAGCTTCAACCCGATCACCCGGATCGGCAGCGCCACCGGCGTCGTCAACGTCGGTGGTTTCGTCGCCTCGATCATGCTGGTGCTGGCCGTCGGCGTGGTGCTCGACCTGGCCACCCCGGCAGACCGGGACGCCCCGGACCTGACCGCGTTCCGGTGGGCCTTCGCCGTGCAGTACGTCCTCTGGGCGCTCGGCGCGGTCCAGGTGCTGCGCTACCGCAACGCCGCCCGCCGACACATCACTGCCCACGCCAAGGCTGCTGAGGCCCCCGCCTGA
- a CDS encoding NAD(P)-dependent oxidoreductase, producing the protein MRPGPLTERRAWRQRTVKCAVIGLGEAGGRYATALADQGHEVIGVDPADNPTPDGVRRVGSVQEAATGAEFVLVMTGAAASPGIARAVAPYLLSGVCYADFTSSAPAVMEQLARVVEATGASFADVAILGPVTWHGAHTPLMVSGSGAGAVEKLMRTVGAKVEPLDAPAGAAMAHKLLRSVFMKGIASTIWEAVEAGRVAGYEQWARDQIASQLAGDGHAVIERLLTGTRLHAERRSIEMKDTAAYLESLGVTPVMTRATEASLRRIAAAQ; encoded by the coding sequence GTGCGCCCGGGTCCGCTGACAGAACGACGAGCTTGGAGGCAACGAACCGTGAAGTGCGCAGTGATCGGCCTTGGTGAGGCCGGTGGCCGATACGCCACCGCCTTGGCGGACCAGGGTCACGAGGTGATCGGGGTCGACCCGGCAGACAATCCCACGCCGGACGGCGTACGCCGGGTCGGCTCCGTGCAGGAGGCCGCCACGGGCGCGGAGTTCGTACTGGTCATGACCGGTGCCGCCGCATCACCCGGCATTGCGAGAGCGGTCGCCCCGTACCTGCTGTCCGGAGTTTGCTATGCGGACTTCACCTCGTCCGCGCCAGCGGTGATGGAACAACTCGCTCGGGTCGTCGAAGCGACCGGAGCCTCCTTCGCCGACGTCGCGATCCTCGGCCCGGTCACCTGGCACGGGGCACACACACCCCTGATGGTCAGCGGATCCGGTGCCGGGGCGGTCGAGAAGCTCATGCGCACGGTGGGCGCGAAGGTCGAACCGCTCGACGCCCCGGCTGGCGCCGCCATGGCACACAAGCTGCTGCGCAGCGTCTTCATGAAAGGAATTGCCTCCACGATCTGGGAGGCAGTCGAGGCCGGTCGTGTCGCAGGTTACGAACAGTGGGCTCGCGACCAGATCGCGTCCCAGTTGGCGGGAGACGGGCACGCCGTCATCGAGCGCCTGCTCACCGGCACGAGGCTGCATGCCGAACGGCGCAGCATCGAGATGAAGGACACCGCGGCCTATCTGGAGTCCCTGGGAGTCACGCCGGTGATGACCCGTGCCACCGAGGCATCCCTGCGACGCATCGCCGCAGCCCAGTAA
- a CDS encoding IclR family transcriptional regulator, whose amino-acid sequence MGVAVLAAAHAFLVSDSVSRAATPVLQELAVTTGLTASYHVRSGMERVVVARIEGTYPLRYQLPIGRRLPLYLGAGKVLAAWMTEVELEELTGTAGPMRTTEGEVITPEALRAQLALIRARGYNITVNERAAGTSGASAPVHGPDGEVVGVATLSGPSERHPIEDLETWVPELRRAASALAAACARVR is encoded by the coding sequence ATCGGCGTCGCGGTTCTCGCCGCCGCGCACGCCTTTCTCGTTTCCGACAGCGTCAGTCGGGCCGCCACCCCGGTCCTGCAGGAGCTTGCGGTGACGACCGGGCTGACCGCCTCCTACCACGTGCGCTCCGGAATGGAGCGGGTGGTGGTGGCCCGGATCGAAGGCACCTACCCGCTCCGATACCAGTTGCCGATCGGCCGGCGCCTGCCGCTCTACCTGGGCGCCGGCAAGGTCCTCGCGGCGTGGATGACGGAGGTGGAACTCGAGGAGTTGACCGGGACCGCAGGCCCCATGCGTACGACCGAAGGCGAGGTCATCACGCCGGAGGCCCTTCGCGCGCAACTCGCCCTGATTCGCGCCCGTGGCTACAACATCACGGTGAACGAGCGTGCCGCCGGGACGTCCGGAGCCAGTGCGCCGGTGCACGGTCCCGACGGGGAGGTTGTCGGAGTCGCCACCCTCTCCGGCCCGAGTGAGCGTCATCCCATCGAGGACCTGGAGACCTGGGTTCCAGAACTGAGGCGCGCGGCGAGCGCCCTGGCCGCCGCGTGCGCCCGGGTCCGCTGA
- a CDS encoding helix-turn-helix domain-containing protein encodes MAAEVVPQESPGKGASNMRSLERAMDVLDALARHEGPVRLSDIARATGLHRATALRILTTLQKRDYVTSDAGVTGSASRFSPPRTPFSFPTASVGPPPRSCRSLR; translated from the coding sequence ATGGCGGCAGAGGTCGTCCCACAGGAATCACCGGGCAAGGGCGCATCCAACATGCGATCGCTGGAACGCGCAATGGATGTTCTCGACGCGCTCGCCAGACACGAAGGGCCGGTGCGACTGTCCGACATCGCCCGTGCCACCGGTCTGCACCGGGCGACCGCGTTGCGGATCCTCACCACCCTCCAGAAGAGGGACTACGTGACCAGCGACGCCGGGGTTACCGGATCGGCGTCGCGGTTCTCGCCGCCGCGCACGCCTTTCTCGTTTCCGACAGCGTCAGTCGGGCCGCCACCCCGGTCCTGCAGGAGCTTGCGGTGA
- a CDS encoding Bug family tripartite tricarboxylate transporter substrate binding protein: protein MRPRAFLAVTAALAISLPLAACGPNGSASSAGDARNWPRKGKPIELVVSFAPGGAVDTAARLVAPILEKELGTNVEVVNKPGAGGQIGYTALTSAKPDGYTIGATGSPSVVVSPLDKSRGAKYTRESFQPLGMQVIDPAVVGVAPDSPYHTLGDLIAAAKTTPGKITASTTGLQTGEHFAAVDIEQKTGGKFALVHFSEGASQAIAAFLGGHVQVYVGSASDVTDLVKQKKIKLLGVMGEERSEFLPDTPTFKEQGVDVISATARGYSAPAGLPAEVAAKLEAALKKAIEDPAVASKMKALGLQTSYLSGVDYKTFWSEQEETVKAVLPLVIEK, encoded by the coding sequence ATGCGTCCCAGAGCGTTTCTCGCTGTCACGGCAGCACTCGCGATCAGCCTGCCCCTGGCCGCCTGCGGCCCGAACGGGTCGGCGTCCTCGGCGGGCGATGCCAGGAACTGGCCCCGCAAGGGCAAGCCGATCGAGCTTGTCGTCTCCTTCGCGCCCGGTGGCGCCGTCGACACCGCCGCCCGGCTCGTCGCTCCGATCCTGGAGAAGGAACTCGGCACCAACGTCGAGGTGGTCAACAAGCCCGGCGCCGGCGGGCAGATCGGCTACACCGCGCTCACCAGCGCCAAGCCCGACGGCTACACCATCGGCGCCACCGGCTCGCCGTCCGTGGTGGTGTCCCCGTTGGACAAGTCCCGGGGCGCCAAGTACACCCGGGAGAGTTTCCAGCCGCTCGGCATGCAGGTGATCGACCCGGCGGTGGTCGGGGTCGCGCCCGACAGCCCGTACCACACGTTGGGGGACCTGATCGCGGCGGCGAAGACCACCCCGGGCAAGATCACCGCCAGCACCACCGGTCTGCAGACCGGCGAACACTTCGCCGCGGTCGACATCGAACAGAAGACCGGCGGGAAGTTCGCGCTCGTCCACTTCTCGGAGGGCGCGTCCCAGGCGATAGCCGCCTTCCTCGGCGGCCACGTGCAGGTGTACGTCGGCAGCGCCAGTGACGTCACCGACCTGGTGAAGCAGAAGAAGATCAAACTGCTCGGGGTGATGGGCGAGGAGCGCAGCGAGTTCCTGCCCGACACGCCGACGTTCAAGGAGCAGGGCGTCGACGTCATCTCCGCGACCGCTCGTGGGTACTCCGCGCCCGCCGGCCTGCCGGCGGAGGTCGCCGCGAAGTTGGAGGCCGCGCTCAAGAAGGCGATCGAGGACCCCGCCGTCGCATCCAAGATGAAGGCCCTGGGTCTCCAGACGAGCTACCTGAGCGGAGTCGACTACAAGACGTTCTGGAGCGAGCAGGAGGAGACCGTCAAGGCCGTTCTTCCGCTCGTGATCGAGAAGTGA
- a CDS encoding tripartite tricarboxylate transporter permease, with protein MNELLGGFAAALSPQNLLFALIGCLLGTLIGVLPGIGPVAGVALLIPLTLNMEPTSAIIMLAAIFYGTAYGGTITSVLLNTPGEAASAITTIDGYAMTKQGRAGVALTIAAIGSFVGGVIATVGLVIAARPLGSLGLKIGPPEFFALMVVGISLLVALAGKSMVRALISGVLGLLIAMVGIDPVVGAPRFTFGSERLLDGVSFVAVIVGLFGLSEVLMTAAGGRTRLSTPGMRGLLPTRTDLRRSAPAIARGTGVGFALGLIPGMTGSVSSLLSYGAERKFSRYRDELGSGAVEGVAGPETANNAHANGALIPLFTLGIPASPTIAVLMGAFLQQGLTPGPTLFTEHSEVAWAIIASLFIGNVILLVLNVPLVRLWTAILRIPEKVLTALILLFLVVGSYTINYSVFDVFVMILFGVVGLAMRRLDIPSPRWSSPWSSGH; from the coding sequence GTGAACGAACTCCTGGGCGGGTTCGCCGCCGCGCTCTCCCCGCAGAACCTGCTGTTCGCCCTCATCGGCTGTCTGCTCGGCACATTGATCGGTGTGCTGCCCGGTATCGGTCCGGTGGCGGGCGTCGCGCTTCTCATTCCGCTCACGTTGAACATGGAGCCGACCAGCGCGATCATCATGCTGGCCGCGATTTTCTACGGCACCGCGTACGGCGGCACGATCACCAGCGTCCTGCTGAACACCCCCGGTGAGGCGGCCTCGGCCATCACCACGATCGACGGCTACGCGATGACCAAACAGGGCCGCGCCGGAGTGGCCCTGACCATCGCGGCCATCGGATCGTTCGTGGGTGGCGTGATCGCCACTGTCGGTCTTGTCATCGCGGCCCGTCCGCTGGGTTCGCTGGGGCTGAAGATCGGTCCGCCGGAGTTCTTCGCCCTCATGGTGGTGGGCATCTCGCTGCTCGTCGCGTTGGCGGGAAAGAGCATGGTCCGCGCGCTGATCTCCGGAGTGCTCGGCCTGCTGATCGCGATGGTCGGTATCGATCCCGTGGTCGGCGCGCCCCGGTTCACCTTCGGCAGTGAACGTCTTCTCGACGGGGTCAGTTTCGTGGCGGTCATCGTCGGTCTCTTCGGCCTGTCCGAGGTGCTCATGACCGCGGCGGGTGGCCGTACCCGGCTGTCCACCCCGGGCATGCGGGGACTGCTGCCCACGCGTACCGACCTGCGGCGCAGCGCACCGGCGATAGCCCGTGGGACCGGTGTGGGGTTCGCCCTCGGTCTGATTCCGGGTATGACCGGGTCCGTCTCGTCGCTGCTGTCGTACGGGGCGGAGCGGAAGTTCTCGCGTTACCGTGACGAACTCGGCTCGGGTGCCGTGGAAGGTGTCGCCGGGCCCGAAACCGCCAACAACGCCCACGCCAACGGCGCGCTCATTCCGCTGTTCACCCTCGGCATTCCCGCGTCGCCGACGATCGCGGTCCTCATGGGCGCCTTTCTCCAGCAGGGCCTGACTCCTGGCCCGACGTTGTTCACCGAGCATTCCGAGGTGGCGTGGGCCATCATCGCGAGTTTGTTCATCGGCAATGTCATCCTGCTGGTGCTCAACGTCCCGCTGGTGCGGCTCTGGACGGCGATCCTCCGGATTCCCGAGAAGGTCCTCACCGCCCTGATCCTGCTCTTCCTCGTGGTGGGCTCGTACACGATCAACTACAGCGTGTTCGACGTCTTCGTCATGATTCTCTTCGGGGTCGTCGGGCTTGCCATGCGGCGTCTCGACATCCCCTCGCCCCGCTGGTCCTCACCCTGGTCCTCGGGCCACTGA